The Chlorocebus sabaeus isolate Y175 chromosome 1, mChlSab1.0.hap1, whole genome shotgun sequence genome includes a region encoding these proteins:
- the MSANTD2 gene encoding myb/SANT-like DNA-binding domain-containing protein 2 isoform X3: MNSWVDHLSSCYLCFSSSVQVFLTPPDLYPYSFIQDTVFSHNSSSRGRQQHHVSLPGRFPTTLRRCYSRVKEHGVGKRKSSYTFEQLEQVFGQGGWDAQPCQPVLINSSGLYQELESDGSTMEDYSQEDWGNHSQDLHGYPTDQELDEIPVTKRTLKIKQESSEEAQKRDIMQNIVQILESVQLKWELFQSWTDFSRLHLSNKLAIFGIGYNTRWKEDIRYHYAEISSQVPLGKRLREYFNSEKPEGRIIMTRVQKMNWKNVYYKFLEITISEARCLELHMEIDWIPIAHSKPTGGNVVQYLLPGGIPKSPGLYAIGYEECIERPLSPHMEQRSLDPGKEGRVDLETLSAQTSLQVEIEPTRITYCYLGIAEVRTLQQCLFLHFQANTKTFSKDWVGINGFLSQNCIVDPGVSPKSIYIKFVEVERDFLSAGSLVECLEKAIGYPLKFNN; this comes from the exons ATGAACTCCTGGGTTGACCACCTATCAAGTTGTTACCTATGCTTTAGTTCTTCAGTCCAGGTTTTCCTGACTCCTCCTGACCTCTATCCCTACAGCTTCATTCAGGATACAGTATTCTCTCACAACTCTTCCTCCAGGGGGAGACAACAGCATCACGTCAGTTTACCGGGGAGATTTCCAACA ACCCTTCGCAGGTGTTACAGTCGGGTGAAAGAACATGGTGTTGGGAAAAGAAAGAGCAGTTACACATTTGAACAGTTGGAACAGGTGTTTGGTCAGGGAGGATGGGATGCTCAGCCCTGCCAGCCTGTACTTATTAACAGTAGTGGCTTGTACCAGGAGCTGGAGTCAGATGGCAGCACTATGGAGGACTATTCACAGGAGGACTGGGGAAACCACAGTCAGGATCTCCATGGCTATCCAACAGATCAGGAATTGG aTGAAATACCTGTCACAaagagaacattaaaaataaaacaagagtcTTCTGAAGAAGCACA GAAGAGAGACATCATGCAGAATATTGTGCAGATTTTGGAATCGGTACAGTTGAAATGGGAACTTTTTCAGAGCTGGACAGACTTTTCAAGGCTCCATCTTTCTAATAAACTGGCCATTTTTGGAATTGGTTATAACACCCGTTGGAAAGAGGATATCCGTTACCATTATGCTGAGATCAGCTCCCAGGTGCCCCTTGGCAAGCGACTTCGGGAGTACTTCAACTCTGAGAAGCCTGAAGGACGGATCATTATGACCCGAGTGCAGAAAATGAACTGGAAAAATGTTTACTACAAATTTTTAGAGATCACTATTAGCGAAGCTAGGTGCTTGGAGCTGCACATGGAAATTGACTGGATACCCATTGCCCACTCCAAACCAACTGGTGGGAATGTTGTTCAATATTTATTGCCTGGGGGTATTCCTAAAAGCCCAGGCCTTTATGCCATTGGCTATGAAGAATGTATTGAGAGGCCCCTCTCACCACACATGGAGCAGCGTTCCCTGGACCCAGGAAAAGAGGGCCGGGTTGACCTGGAAACCCTTTCAGCACAAACCTCATTACAGGTGGAAATAGAACCCACCCGAATTACCTATTGCTACCTCGGGATTGCTGAGGTCAGGACTCTGCAGCAGtgcttatttttacatttccaaGCAAATACCAAAACCTTCAGCAAAGATTGGGTTGGTATTAATGGGTTTTTGTCTCAGAACTGTATTGTGGATCCCGGAGTTTCTCCCAAATCCATCTACATCAAATTTGTAGAAGTAGAGAGGGATTTTCTTTCTGCAGGCTCTTTAGTTGAGTGCCTGGAAAAAGCCATTGGATACCCCTTAAAATTTAACAACTGA
- the MSANTD2 gene encoding myb/SANT-like DNA-binding domain-containing protein 2 isoform X4 gives MEDYSQEDWGNHSQDLHGYPTDQELDEIPVTKRTLKIKQESSEEAQKRDIMQNIVQILESVQLKWELFQSWTDFSRLHLSNKLAIFGIGYNTRWKEDIRYHYAEISSQVPLGKRLREYFNSEKPEGRIIMTRVQKMNWKNVYYKFLEITISEARCLELHMEIDWIPIAHSKPTGGNVVQYLLPGGIPKSPGLYAIGYEECIERPLSPHMEQRSLDPGKEGRVDLETLSAQTSLQVEIEPTRITYCYLGIAEVRTLQQCLFLHFQANTKTFSKDWVGINGFLSQNCIVDPGVSPKSIYIKFVEVERDFLSAGSLVECLEKAIGYPLKFNN, from the exons ATGGAGGACTATTCACAGGAGGACTGGGGAAACCACAGTCAGGATCTCCATGGCTATCCAACAGATCAGGAATTGG aTGAAATACCTGTCACAaagagaacattaaaaataaaacaagagtcTTCTGAAGAAGCACA GAAGAGAGACATCATGCAGAATATTGTGCAGATTTTGGAATCGGTACAGTTGAAATGGGAACTTTTTCAGAGCTGGACAGACTTTTCAAGGCTCCATCTTTCTAATAAACTGGCCATTTTTGGAATTGGTTATAACACCCGTTGGAAAGAGGATATCCGTTACCATTATGCTGAGATCAGCTCCCAGGTGCCCCTTGGCAAGCGACTTCGGGAGTACTTCAACTCTGAGAAGCCTGAAGGACGGATCATTATGACCCGAGTGCAGAAAATGAACTGGAAAAATGTTTACTACAAATTTTTAGAGATCACTATTAGCGAAGCTAGGTGCTTGGAGCTGCACATGGAAATTGACTGGATACCCATTGCCCACTCCAAACCAACTGGTGGGAATGTTGTTCAATATTTATTGCCTGGGGGTATTCCTAAAAGCCCAGGCCTTTATGCCATTGGCTATGAAGAATGTATTGAGAGGCCCCTCTCACCACACATGGAGCAGCGTTCCCTGGACCCAGGAAAAGAGGGCCGGGTTGACCTGGAAACCCTTTCAGCACAAACCTCATTACAGGTGGAAATAGAACCCACCCGAATTACCTATTGCTACCTCGGGATTGCTGAGGTCAGGACTCTGCAGCAGtgcttatttttacatttccaaGCAAATACCAAAACCTTCAGCAAAGATTGGGTTGGTATTAATGGGTTTTTGTCTCAGAACTGTATTGTGGATCCCGGAGTTTCTCCCAAATCCATCTACATCAAATTTGTAGAAGTAGAGAGGGATTTTCTTTCTGCAGGCTCTTTAGTTGAGTGCCTGGAAAAAGCCATTGGATACCCCTTAAAATTTAACAACTGA